Proteins from a genomic interval of Pseudoalteromonas sp. MEBiC 03607:
- a CDS encoding MoxR family ATPase, whose product MLFNSTDNYIASNSLKQAVNAAILLEKPLLIKGEPGTGKTMLAEELAKSLDTTLIQWHIKSTTKAQQGLYEYDAVSRLRDSQLGDERVHDISNYIVKGKLWQAFTYGEQHNKRPVLLIDEIDKADIEFPNDLLLELDKMEFHVYETGERVVAKQRPIVIITSNNEKELPDAFLRRCFFHYIDFPSSEEMAQIIDVHHPHVKQDLVRQALEVFFNLREVNGIKKKPSTSELLDWLKLLMAEDIDAKTLHDKSQKGGLMPMFGALLKNEQDISLIEKLAFMSRR is encoded by the coding sequence GTGCTTTTTAATTCAACCGATAACTACATTGCCAGTAATTCATTAAAACAAGCGGTTAACGCAGCTATCTTGCTCGAAAAGCCCCTGCTTATAAAAGGTGAACCCGGCACAGGTAAAACCATGCTGGCCGAAGAGCTTGCCAAAAGCTTAGACACCACGCTAATTCAATGGCACATCAAATCAACCACTAAAGCGCAGCAAGGCCTGTATGAGTATGATGCTGTATCTCGTCTTCGCGACAGCCAATTAGGTGATGAGCGTGTGCACGATATCAGCAACTACATTGTAAAAGGGAAATTATGGCAAGCCTTTACTTATGGTGAGCAACATAACAAACGCCCTGTATTATTGATTGATGAAATTGACAAAGCCGATATTGAATTTCCCAACGACTTGCTATTAGAGCTCGATAAAATGGAGTTTCATGTTTATGAAACCGGTGAGCGCGTTGTTGCTAAGCAACGTCCGATTGTGATCATCACGTCAAATAACGAAAAAGAGCTGCCAGATGCCTTTTTACGTCGTTGTTTTTTCCATTACATTGATTTTCCTAGTAGTGAAGAAATGGCGCAAATTATCGATGTGCATCACCCGCATGTTAAACAAGATCTAGTACGCCAAGCACTTGAGGTGTTCTTTAATCTACGTGAAGTTAATGGCATTAAGAAAAAACCATCTACCAGTGAATTACTCGATTGGTTAAAGCTACTGATGGCTGAAGATATAGACGCTAAAACACTGCATGATAAAAGCCAAAAAGGCGGTTTAATGCCAATGTTTGGCGCGTTATTAAAGAACGAGCAAGACATTAGCTTAATCGAAAAACTTGCGTTTATGAGCCGCCGTTAA
- a CDS encoding VWA domain-containing protein encodes MLIAFFFKLREYRLPVSLRELLDLINALKQGVIFADVDAFYYLARTIMVKDETHFDRFDKAFADYFSGVADLDLLESLKQQHALPDDWLRKEFEKHLSEEEKAQLQAMGGLDKLMETLKQRLEEQQKRHAGGNKWVGTGGTSPFGAYGYNPEGVRIGQDGNRHRRAVKVWDKHSYRNLDSDREIGSRTIKLALKKLRKFARTGASDTLDLTETIRATAKQGGMLDVKMAPERHNAVKVLMLFDIGGSMDDYIHTCEELFSAAHSEFKHLEFYYFHNCLYEHVWQDNQRRHSNVLDTMTLINKFTSDYKVIFVGDATMGPYEIAYPGGSVEHWNEEPGSAWLNRITNHFDKVAWLNPQPVEHWRYYQSIDFIKQLMDNRMYPLTLDGISNAIRELS; translated from the coding sequence ATGTTAATTGCGTTTTTCTTTAAGCTTCGCGAATACCGCTTACCTGTTAGTTTGCGAGAACTACTTGATTTGATCAATGCGCTCAAGCAAGGGGTTATTTTTGCCGATGTTGACGCGTTTTATTATTTAGCGCGTACCATCATGGTTAAAGATGAAACCCACTTTGATCGCTTTGATAAAGCCTTTGCTGATTACTTTAGTGGCGTGGCCGACCTTGATCTGCTCGAAAGCTTAAAACAGCAACATGCCTTGCCTGATGATTGGCTGCGTAAAGAGTTTGAAAAGCACTTAAGCGAAGAAGAAAAGGCGCAATTACAAGCCATGGGCGGCCTTGATAAACTCATGGAAACCCTCAAGCAACGCCTTGAAGAGCAGCAGAAACGCCATGCTGGAGGTAATAAGTGGGTAGGTACCGGTGGCACTTCGCCATTTGGCGCCTATGGTTATAACCCTGAAGGTGTGCGTATTGGTCAAGACGGAAACCGACATCGCCGTGCGGTAAAAGTATGGGATAAACACAGCTACCGAAACCTTGATAGCGACCGTGAAATTGGCTCACGCACCATTAAGCTTGCCCTAAAAAAACTGCGTAAATTTGCCCGTACTGGTGCCAGCGATACCCTCGATTTAACCGAAACCATCCGCGCAACTGCAAAGCAAGGCGGCATGCTCGATGTAAAAATGGCACCTGAGCGCCACAATGCAGTAAAAGTATTGATGCTATTTGATATCGGCGGTTCAATGGATGATTACATTCATACCTGCGAAGAGCTATTTAGCGCCGCTCATAGCGAATTTAAGCACCTAGAGTTTTACTATTTTCATAACTGTTTATATGAGCATGTTTGGCAAGATAATCAGCGTCGTCACTCAAACGTACTTGATACCATGACCTTGATTAACAAGTTCACCAGCGACTACAAGGTGATCTTTGTTGGCGATGCCACCATGGGCCCCTACGAAATCGCCTACCCCGGTGGCAGCGTTGAGCATTGGAATGAAGAACCCGGCAGCGCTTGGCTAAACCGCATAACTAATCACTTTGATAAAGTCGCTTGGCTCAACCCGCAACCCGTTGAACACTGGCGCTATTATCAATCAATTGATTTTATAAAGCAGTTAATGGATAACCGTATGTATCCACTCACGCTAGATGGGATTAGTAATGCAATTAGGGAGTTGAGTTAA
- a CDS encoding divalent metal cation transporter has protein sequence MQSAVSNWQSKLNALGPGILMATAAIGGSHLVASTQAGSLFGWQLFWLIIVVNVLKYPFFRFGMEYTLATKQSLVEGYKQKGPGYFYSFIALNIVAAVVNTAGVLLLTASLLHYALPVTVSVTLLCWLILAVCLLILLLGHFKALDNVSKLIMGLLTVTTLAALVVAINNGPMAPVDYVGPSPYELAMLGFMVALMGWMPAPIEISAISSLWLKEKQHQQALTKQQGLFDFNLGYWLTAALALVFFSLGVLVQYGQAQAVQLGGVAFAKQLIDMYALTMGEWARPLVSGIAFLCMFGTTLTVLDGYARTLNESHKLLPIKQSKHSLNMWLLLQAFAGMAVILFFKSALGPMLTFAMTLAFVTTPVFAWLNFSLVRSEASIHHSTLLRILSWLGLAYLVGFALVFLVWKIM, from the coding sequence ATGCAATCAGCAGTATCAAATTGGCAATCTAAATTAAATGCATTAGGGCCGGGTATTTTAATGGCCACAGCTGCCATTGGTGGCTCACACTTAGTGGCATCAACACAAGCAGGGTCGTTATTCGGTTGGCAATTATTTTGGCTAATCATAGTAGTAAATGTATTGAAGTACCCATTCTTTCGATTTGGCATGGAGTACACCCTTGCGACCAAACAAAGTTTAGTTGAGGGCTACAAGCAAAAAGGGCCGGGGTATTTCTATAGTTTTATTGCGCTTAATATTGTTGCCGCTGTGGTGAACACCGCTGGAGTTTTATTATTAACGGCCAGCCTGCTGCACTACGCATTGCCTGTTACGGTTTCTGTAACGCTATTATGCTGGCTGATTTTGGCTGTGTGTTTGCTTATTTTGTTATTGGGGCACTTTAAGGCGCTCGATAATGTTTCAAAGCTAATTATGGGGTTGCTAACGGTTACGACATTAGCAGCACTAGTCGTCGCTATTAATAATGGCCCAATGGCTCCTGTTGACTACGTGGGCCCGTCGCCTTATGAGCTTGCCATGCTTGGCTTTATGGTCGCGCTCATGGGCTGGATGCCTGCGCCTATCGAGATATCAGCAATTAGCTCACTGTGGCTAAAAGAAAAGCAGCATCAACAAGCGCTGACAAAACAACAAGGCTTGTTTGACTTTAATTTGGGCTACTGGCTTACCGCAGCACTTGCATTAGTATTTTTCTCACTAGGTGTATTAGTGCAATACGGTCAAGCCCAGGCTGTGCAATTAGGTGGCGTTGCCTTTGCAAAGCAGCTAATTGATATGTACGCCCTCACTATGGGCGAGTGGGCAAGGCCACTGGTTTCAGGTATCGCTTTTTTATGTATGTTTGGCACCACGCTAACAGTGCTTGATGGCTACGCCAGAACATTAAATGAGTCGCATAAACTGCTACCGATTAAACAGTCTAAACACAGTTTAAATATGTGGTTATTACTGCAAGCATTTGCTGGCATGGCTGTGATTTTATTCTTTAAATCGGCCCTAGGCCCAATGCTTACTTTTGCAATGACCCTCGCTTTTGTCACGACCCCTGTCTTTGCGTGGCTGAACTTTAGCTTAGTGCGCTCAGAAGCCAGTATTCATCACTCAACCTTACTTCGCATATTGAGCTGGTTAGGCTTAGCTTATTTGGTGGGCTTTGCGCTGGTGTTTTTGGTTTGGAAGATAATGTAG
- the raiA gene encoding ribosome-associated translation inhibitor RaiA: MKINISGHHVDVTEAVRAHINEKFSKIASHFPSLISLDIILSKEHHKYQAEISTTYEGARLSVKGEDEVMYPAIANAAKKLDASLKHRKGQMKAKLHEKPVSTTPEIAHEIIQEMDLT, from the coding sequence ATGAAGATTAATATTTCTGGTCATCATGTTGACGTTACTGAGGCTGTTAGAGCTCATATCAACGAGAAGTTCTCGAAAATTGCTAGCCATTTTCCATCATTAATATCTCTCGATATTATTCTTTCAAAAGAGCATCACAAATACCAAGCTGAGATAAGCACGACCTATGAAGGCGCACGCTTATCAGTAAAAGGTGAAGACGAGGTGATGTACCCAGCAATTGCAAATGCTGCAAAAAAACTAGATGCATCATTGAAACATCGTAAAGGGCAAATGAAAGCCAAACTACACGAAAAGCCGGTCAGTACAACTCCGGAAATTGCCCACGAAATTATTCAGGAAATGGATTTAACTTAA
- a CDS encoding pyrimidine/purine nucleoside phosphorylase, whose amino-acid sequence MTQFDSVSVVKKANVYFDGKVSSRVVLFADGSTKTLGFMQPGEFEFGTNQKEHMELLAGEWQVLLPGETEWQAMKAGDSFNVDAHVTFRVKVSDFADYCCSYT is encoded by the coding sequence ATGACTCAGTTTGACAGTGTAAGTGTTGTAAAAAAAGCGAATGTCTATTTTGATGGTAAAGTTTCGAGCCGTGTTGTGCTATTCGCCGATGGCAGCACTAAAACATTGGGCTTTATGCAGCCGGGAGAATTTGAGTTTGGTACAAATCAGAAAGAGCATATGGAGTTACTAGCAGGAGAGTGGCAAGTATTACTGCCTGGCGAAACTGAGTGGCAAGCCATGAAAGCTGGAGATTCATTTAACGTAGACGCACACGTGACATTCCGCGTGAAGGTATCAGATTTTGCTGACTACTGTTGTTCGTACACTTAA
- the tkt gene encoding transketolase, which produces MPSRKELANAIRVLSMDAVQQAKSGHPGAPMGMADIAEVLWRDYLKHNPTNPEWADRDRFILSNGHGSMLIYSLLHLSGYDLPLEEIKNFRQMHSKTPGHPEYGYAPGIETTTGPLGQGITNAVGMAIAEKALAAQFNREGHDIVDHYTYAFMGDGCLMEGISHEACSLAGTLGLGKLVAFWDDNGISIDGEVEGWFSDDTPARFKAYGWHVVSDVDGHNPDAIRAAIEEARSITDKPSLICCKTIIGYGSPNKSGSHDCHGAPLGEDEIKASREFLGWTGDAFEIPAEIYSEWDGKEKGKQLEASWDEKFAAYASAYPELAAEFKRRTNGELPADWAEKSQAYIEELQANPANPATRKASQNALNAFGPLLPEFMGGSADLAGSNLTLWDGSKGLEANDASGNYIFYGVREFGMSAIMNGIALHKGFIPYGATFLMFMEYARNAVRMAALMKQPSIFVYTHDSIGLGEDGPTHQPVEQIASMRLTPNLVNWRPCDQVESAIAWQQAIERKDGPTSLIFTRQGLEQQARTAQQLADVKKGGYVLSCDGEPELILIATGSEVQLAQDAAAELRSQGKKVRVVSMPSTDLFDEQDAAYKESVLPASVTRRVAIEAGIADYWYKYVGLNGAVVGMTTFGESAPAGELFKHFGFTVENIVNKANALF; this is translated from the coding sequence ATGCCATCACGCAAAGAACTTGCAAATGCTATTCGCGTCTTATCAATGGACGCAGTACAACAGGCCAAATCTGGCCACCCTGGCGCCCCTATGGGCATGGCAGATATCGCAGAAGTACTATGGCGCGATTATCTAAAGCACAACCCTACGAATCCAGAGTGGGCAGACCGCGATCGATTTATTCTTTCGAATGGTCACGGTTCAATGCTGATCTATTCTCTACTGCACTTAAGTGGCTATGACTTACCACTCGAAGAAATTAAAAACTTCCGCCAAATGCACTCAAAAACACCGGGCCACCCAGAATATGGTTATGCGCCTGGTATTGAGACCACTACGGGTCCATTAGGTCAAGGGATCACAAATGCTGTGGGCATGGCAATTGCCGAGAAAGCACTTGCTGCACAGTTTAACCGTGAAGGCCACGATATTGTTGATCACTACACCTATGCATTTATGGGTGATGGCTGTTTAATGGAAGGTATTTCTCACGAAGCCTGTTCATTAGCCGGTACATTAGGCCTAGGTAAACTAGTTGCGTTTTGGGATGACAATGGCATCTCAATTGATGGTGAAGTAGAAGGGTGGTTCAGTGACGATACACCAGCGCGCTTCAAAGCATACGGTTGGCACGTAGTAAGCGATGTAGATGGTCATAACCCTGATGCAATTCGCGCCGCTATCGAAGAAGCACGTAGCATTACTGATAAACCATCACTAATTTGCTGTAAAACAATCATTGGTTACGGTTCACCTAACAAATCAGGTAGCCACGACTGTCACGGTGCACCACTAGGTGAAGACGAAATCAAAGCATCTCGTGAGTTCCTAGGTTGGACAGGTGATGCATTTGAAATTCCAGCTGAAATCTACAGCGAGTGGGATGGCAAAGAAAAAGGTAAGCAACTAGAAGCTAGCTGGGATGAAAAATTTGCCGCTTATGCAAGTGCATACCCAGAGCTTGCAGCTGAGTTTAAACGCCGTACCAACGGTGAGTTACCAGCTGATTGGGCTGAAAAGTCACAAGCTTACATTGAAGAGCTACAAGCAAACCCTGCAAACCCAGCAACACGTAAAGCATCACAAAATGCACTAAACGCGTTTGGTCCGTTACTACCAGAATTCATGGGCGGTTCTGCTGACCTTGCTGGTTCTAACTTAACACTTTGGGATGGCTCAAAAGGCTTAGAAGCAAATGATGCAAGCGGTAACTACATTTTCTACGGCGTACGTGAATTTGGTATGTCAGCGATTATGAATGGTATTGCACTGCATAAAGGCTTTATTCCTTACGGTGCTACATTCTTAATGTTCATGGAATACGCACGTAACGCAGTACGTATGGCTGCACTAATGAAGCAACCAAGTATCTTCGTATACACGCACGACTCAATTGGTCTAGGTGAAGATGGTCCGACGCACCAACCTGTAGAGCAAATTGCAAGCATGCGTTTAACGCCTAACCTAGTGAACTGGCGTCCATGTGACCAAGTAGAGTCTGCGATTGCATGGCAACAAGCTATCGAGCGTAAAGATGGCCCAACGTCACTTATTTTCACTCGTCAAGGCCTTGAGCAACAAGCGCGTACTGCACAGCAGTTAGCTGATGTGAAAAAAGGTGGTTACGTACTTAGCTGTGACGGTGAGCCAGAGCTTATCCTTATCGCAACAGGTTCTGAAGTACAGCTTGCACAAGATGCAGCTGCAGAGCTTCGTTCACAAGGTAAAAAAGTACGTGTGGTATCTATGCCTTCAACAGACTTATTTGATGAGCAAGACGCTGCATATAAAGAAAGTGTACTACCAGCAAGCGTTACTCGCCGCGTAGCAATCGAAGCGGGTATCGCAGACTACTGGTACAAGTATGTAGGCCTAAATGGCGCAGTAGTAGGTATGACGACCTTCGGTGAGTCAGCACCTGCAGGCGAGCTATTCAAGCACTTTGGTTTCACTGTTGAAAACATCGTAAATAAAGCAAACGCTTTGTTCTAA
- the metK gene encoding methionine adenosyltransferase → MAKHLFTSESVSEGHPDKIADQISDAVLDAILEQDSHARVACETYVKTGMVMVGGEITTSAWVDIEEITRKTVREIGYTHSDMGFDADSCAILNTIGKQSPDINQGVDRARPEDQGAGDQGLMFGYACNETDVLMPAPITYSHRLVQRQAEVRKSGELNWLRPDAKSQVTFAYENGKPVGIDAVVLSTQHCDSISQNDLVEAVMETIIKPVLPAELISSATKFFINPTGRFVIGGPMGDCGLTGRKIIVDTYGGMARHGGGAFSGKDPSKVDRSAAYAARYVAKNVVAAGLADKCELQVSYAIGVAEPTSISIETFGTGKLDEARLIELVREHFDLRPYGLIQMLDLERPIYQPTAAYGHFGRNEFPWESTDKADALRAAAGL, encoded by the coding sequence ATGGCAAAACATTTATTTACTTCTGAATCTGTTTCTGAAGGTCATCCGGATAAAATCGCGGACCAAATCTCTGACGCGGTTCTAGATGCTATCTTAGAGCAAGATTCTCATGCCCGTGTTGCATGTGAGACATACGTAAAGACTGGTATGGTTATGGTTGGTGGTGAAATCACTACTAGCGCTTGGGTAGATATCGAAGAAATTACACGTAAAACTGTACGTGAAATCGGTTACACGCACTCAGACATGGGTTTCGATGCTGACTCGTGTGCAATCCTAAACACTATCGGTAAACAATCTCCAGATATTAACCAAGGTGTTGACCGTGCTCGTCCAGAAGACCAAGGCGCTGGTGACCAAGGTTTAATGTTCGGTTATGCATGTAATGAAACTGACGTTTTAATGCCTGCACCAATCACTTATTCACACCGTCTAGTTCAGCGTCAAGCTGAAGTTCGTAAGAGCGGTGAGCTTAACTGGTTACGTCCAGATGCAAAATCTCAAGTAACGTTTGCATACGAAAATGGCAAGCCTGTTGGTATTGATGCAGTTGTTCTTTCAACTCAACACTGTGATTCAATCTCACAAAACGACTTAGTTGAAGCGGTAATGGAAACTATCATTAAGCCGGTTCTTCCTGCTGAGCTTATCTCAAGCGCGACTAAGTTCTTCATCAACCCAACTGGCCGTTTCGTAATCGGTGGCCCTATGGGTGACTGTGGTCTTACAGGCCGTAAAATCATCGTAGATACATACGGTGGTATGGCTCGTCACGGTGGTGGTGCTTTCTCTGGTAAAGATCCATCAAAAGTTGACCGCTCAGCTGCATATGCTGCACGTTACGTTGCTAAAAACGTGGTTGCTGCTGGTCTTGCTGACAAGTGTGAGCTACAAGTTTCTTACGCTATCGGTGTTGCAGAGCCAACATCTATCAGCATCGAAACATTTGGTACAGGTAAATTAGATGAAGCACGTCTAATCGAATTAGTGCGTGAGCACTTCGACCTACGCCCTTACGGCTTAATCCAAATGCTTGATCTTGAGCGTCCTATCTATCAACCGACTGCGGCTTATGGTCACTTCGGTCGTAATGAGTTCCCTTGGGAAAGCACAGACAAAGCTGACGCACTTCGCGCAGCTGCTGGCCTGTAA
- a CDS encoding diacylglycerol kinase: protein MKEPKIPLVNKPNGLGIGRILKATKCSIKGFKAAFKEESAFRSEIYLGLCLLPLSVVLAQSLNHWLVLFIPYLLLLIVELLNSSIEALTDRVGIEYHVLSGRAKDMASAAVTLSLVVLALVWGVAVYEKIVSYF from the coding sequence ATGAAAGAACCAAAAATCCCCCTGGTCAATAAGCCAAATGGCCTTGGTATTGGACGCATTTTAAAAGCAACTAAATGCTCGATTAAAGGCTTTAAAGCGGCGTTTAAAGAAGAGTCTGCATTTCGTTCTGAAATTTATTTAGGACTGTGTTTGTTACCCTTGTCGGTCGTATTGGCGCAGTCACTTAATCACTGGTTAGTGTTGTTTATTCCCTATTTATTATTATTAATCGTCGAGTTACTTAACTCATCAATAGAAGCGCTGACTGACCGAGTTGGCATTGAGTATCATGTATTATCAGGGCGAGCCAAAGATATGGCCTCTGCAGCGGTGACATTGTCGCTGGTGGTTTTAGCCTTGGTATGGGGTGTGGCTGTTTACGAAAAAATAGTTTCCTACTTTTAA
- a CDS encoding START domain-containing protein: MRLCLIVGLAWLSLSACANPIEWQIYKQQDDIKVSYKKHDTGIIEINASVLVKNAKASDFMALLSDTENAPNWLENVKSVTLLERLSPSETLVYTHFNSPWPVSDRDLVSYSCYRALGEHKTELQIKSQPYAKAEVAGVVRIKNLTAYWRLEQQQDNLLVSHQAYADPSGSIPYWLSNKVSLKSVYKTLQSLREQLTNNQFSRTKTSSIPGNC; this comes from the coding sequence GTGCGTCTTTGCTTAATAGTTGGGTTAGCTTGGCTGAGTTTATCTGCCTGTGCTAATCCGATTGAATGGCAAATCTACAAGCAACAAGACGACATCAAGGTTAGTTATAAAAAGCATGACACCGGCATTATAGAAATTAATGCTTCTGTGCTGGTTAAAAACGCCAAAGCGAGTGACTTTATGGCGTTATTAAGTGATACAGAAAACGCGCCTAATTGGCTCGAAAACGTGAAAAGCGTAACCTTATTGGAGCGCTTAAGTCCCTCAGAAACTCTTGTTTATACCCACTTTAATTCGCCTTGGCCGGTATCAGATCGAGACTTGGTGAGTTACTCTTGTTATCGCGCTTTAGGTGAGCATAAAACTGAGCTACAAATTAAAAGCCAGCCCTATGCAAAAGCAGAAGTGGCAGGAGTTGTACGAATTAAAAACCTCACTGCATATTGGCGCTTAGAACAGCAACAAGATAATTTATTAGTGAGCCATCAAGCTTATGCAGATCCGAGTGGCTCTATCCCTTATTGGTTAAGTAACAAAGTGTCATTAAAAAGTGTTTATAAAACACTACAATCGCTCAGAGAGCAGTTAACTAATAATCAGTTTTCGCGCACCAAAACCAGCAGCATCCCCGGTAATTGCTAG
- a CDS encoding CYTH and CHAD domain-containing protein, which produces MDTEIELKFLVSDAVVPLIPALITQFAKTVTNKPSRSLQNAYYDTPSRELRALDIGLRTRCCDNQCEQTIKLAGEVVGGLHQRPEYNLPLEGTRPDLLAFDAAIWPHGMQVGSIADNLYPIFSTNFIRRTWLIETDSGAKIEVVLDKGEISASGKVEPISELEVELVEGSRQELFALADKLVRESNVRLGLYSKAARGYRLADDNPLKASKSIGFVPLKRDATQEQALIESINYAIRFVQKHEACYFIKPSLKTLKRVTDGIRLIRHTFWLFDDIVSKDDTDLLRTELKWLLSELAWVENAIQLKTYTSKRHAYYKKINSAPELTQVINDLKQLQPSIEDVQELFHSTRYNRLLLQLTTWLIEKQWRKSWGQAEFKAAEEPVADIAKRLFAKDWHDMHELIPEQKVFTDKDYLALRTRLENSLLSGNCLGALFNKDDRSEFRIPWLDISHGIYELSTLEYLKQLCAGHEDLELAKIQSWLEQKSEFLVSAMEQSRHATFDTDPYWL; this is translated from the coding sequence ATGGATACTGAGATAGAACTGAAGTTTTTGGTGTCAGATGCCGTTGTTCCACTGATCCCCGCATTAATTACTCAATTTGCAAAAACCGTTACAAACAAGCCCTCACGTAGCTTACAAAATGCTTATTACGATACACCAAGCCGAGAATTGCGCGCATTAGATATTGGTTTACGTACGCGTTGCTGCGATAACCAATGCGAGCAAACCATTAAGCTTGCAGGCGAAGTGGTTGGTGGTTTACATCAACGCCCTGAATACAACTTACCGCTTGAGGGTACGCGCCCTGATTTACTTGCTTTTGATGCTGCAATTTGGCCGCATGGTATGCAAGTTGGGTCAATAGCCGATAACCTATACCCAATTTTTAGTACTAATTTTATTCGCCGTACATGGTTAATAGAAACTGACAGCGGTGCAAAGATTGAAGTCGTGCTTGATAAAGGTGAGATTTCTGCGTCGGGCAAAGTTGAACCCATTTCTGAACTAGAAGTTGAGCTAGTAGAAGGTAGTCGCCAAGAGTTATTTGCTTTAGCCGATAAGCTAGTGCGCGAAAGTAATGTACGTTTAGGCTTATACTCTAAAGCAGCTCGTGGTTATCGCCTTGCTGATGACAATCCGTTAAAAGCAAGCAAATCAATTGGTTTTGTGCCGTTAAAGCGTGATGCAACGCAAGAGCAAGCGCTTATAGAAAGCATCAACTATGCAATTCGCTTTGTGCAAAAACATGAAGCTTGTTACTTCATCAAGCCAAGCCTAAAAACCCTTAAACGTGTGACCGATGGAATTCGTTTGATTCGCCACACTTTCTGGTTGTTTGATGACATAGTAAGTAAAGATGACACTGATTTATTACGTACAGAGCTAAAATGGCTGCTAAGCGAACTAGCGTGGGTAGAAAATGCAATTCAGTTAAAAACCTACACATCTAAACGCCACGCTTATTATAAAAAAATTAATAGTGCGCCAGAACTCACGCAAGTTATCAACGACTTAAAACAGTTACAACCAAGCATCGAAGATGTACAAGAGCTGTTTCATAGTACTCGTTATAATCGTTTATTGTTACAACTAACTACATGGTTGATAGAAAAACAGTGGCGTAAATCATGGGGACAAGCTGAGTTTAAAGCGGCTGAAGAGCCCGTTGCTGATATTGCAAAGCGATTATTTGCTAAAGATTGGCACGACATGCATGAGCTCATTCCAGAGCAAAAAGTGTTTACAGACAAAGATTACTTAGCACTGCGCACGCGCCTAGAAAATTCTCTGCTTAGTGGAAATTGTTTAGGGGCGCTATTTAACAAAGACGACCGTAGTGAGTTTCGTATTCCATGGTTAGATATCTCTCATGGTATTTATGAACTAAGTACACTTGAGTATCTAAAACAGCTGTGTGCTGGTCATGAAGATTTAGAACTTGCAAAAATACAGTCTTGGTTGGAGCAAAAATCTGAATTTTTAGTAAGTGCAATGGAGCAAAGCCGTCACGCTACATTCGACACAGACCCTTACTGGCTATAA
- a CDS encoding TIGR04211 family SH3 domain-containing protein, whose amino-acid sequence MLKQCIFGLLLAATSFISYAEEAPSSNENTAYIVDNLYTFMHSGPSKNYRILGSVDAGTQVTLLSAEDNGYFKIRDDKDREGWVEAKFVTENAGIQQQFQALSNDMTLMQEQLRQAEIELPQLQEQNKTLTEQNQALSEQIQALKNTIESERNAKQTASAKEKRQLLTYGGAIAFIGLLLGIILTIMLSRRKRYDGWA is encoded by the coding sequence ATGTTAAAACAGTGTATTTTTGGGTTGCTCCTAGCGGCCACCTCTTTTATTAGTTACGCAGAAGAAGCGCCAAGCAGTAACGAAAACACCGCATACATAGTCGATAACCTCTACACCTTTATGCACTCTGGTCCGAGTAAAAACTACCGTATTTTAGGTTCGGTTGATGCAGGTACTCAAGTTACTTTACTGTCAGCTGAAGATAATGGTTATTTTAAAATCCGTGACGACAAAGATCGTGAAGGCTGGGTAGAAGCAAAGTTTGTGACTGAAAATGCAGGTATTCAACAGCAGTTTCAAGCATTAAGTAATGATATGACTTTAATGCAAGAGCAACTACGCCAAGCAGAAATTGAACTGCCTCAGTTACAAGAGCAAAATAAAACCCTCACAGAGCAAAACCAAGCACTAAGTGAGCAAATCCAAGCGCTTAAAAACACAATTGAATCTGAGCGCAACGCTAAACAAACAGCCAGTGCAAAAGAAAAACGTCAGCTACTTACCTATGGCGGCGCAATTGCATTTATTGGTTTATTGTTAGGTATTATCCTTACCATTATGTTGTCGCGCCGTAAGCGATATGATGGTTGGGCATAA